Below is a genomic region from Miscanthus floridulus cultivar M001 chromosome 1, ASM1932011v1, whole genome shotgun sequence.
CACATGAGCTTATAATAGGAAAAATGCTAAAACCAATTCTACCGAACCTCCATTGCTGCATATAACCCGCAGCAACAAGGCTATGAACTTGTACATGTTCAAAGGAAATATTAGGGAACAGAAGCTAGATTTTCATAGTTCTCAGGTTAACAAGGGAAACTGCAAGTGCTAGCATTCATACAACTGCAGTAGAAGAGGGCTCAATACACAAAGTAGATTGGTAGTCACTCACACACCTCAACTGGATGCTGACGCTTTGATTTCTTCTCCTGCATTATCTTTTCACGGTCATCATAAAAGCTAAAGTCATCCAAGATGGATGTCTTGCAGACATGATCCTTGAAAATCTTTAAAACCTGAAGGCCTTGGTCAAGCTTAACCTGCAGACACCATAAAAAAGTATGGGAAAACTTAGCTACCGTGACATTAAAAGAGACATAAAAATCTGAAGGGCAATTTTCCATTTCTCTTAAGAGAGTGCTGGCTTCCTGATTCATGCATACCAAGAATTTCTGCTACAATGTGTTACCATCAACAATCAGTGGAGAAAACTGACAAAACAAGAGAAAACTGAAAGCAACTTAACTCACCTCCTGCGTATCTCTGCTGTTTGTAACTGGTTTGTTTTCATTATACTCAAGAATGATGTGCTTCAACGAGCTGTTAGGAATGTCCTTCACAATGTGCCACTTGACAGGAAAGCAACCAGTCCACTTGTCCTGCTGCCAGTATTCAACTGTCTTGTTAAAATCAACCCGGCCCACCATCTCAGCCAGACCAACAAACTGTCCGCTGGTGTTAACCTGAAAAATCGAGGAAGACAAGTAACATCAACATCCAACCTTACACACATGTTCACAGAAGGGGAAAAAAGGCTCTTTAATAGAGGACAAGGATCAGACTTACAGAAAACAACAGGAACACAGGACAACTGCTTGATTTTTCCTTAGCCTCTTGATAAGCAGCATCCAGCTTTTTATTTCCACTAGGGGTGCTTGCCCAAACATTGTACTTAATGCTCTTGTGGACATCATCCTCACTGTACGatttaataataaaaaaattggcATCTGAGTAGGTCTCACCAAAATCAGCAAGGTTGTACTGTTCCTGCTTAACAGCATTAGAGCCATCACTGCTGGGAGGCTCCTGTCCTTTTGCATCAACAGCTGCTCCAGAACCCTGTTGGTTTTTAAACAGACTACTTCTTGGTCCACGCTTCAACTCATCTAAACCATCCAAGTTTTCATTGCCAAAACCATAAGATCCGTAGGTTTTTCCTCTTGGCCTGTACTTCCCATTCGAAAACGCATTACACCCACCATACAGCCCAGGACCATAGACATGAGAACCATACCAAAAGCTAGGTGCATAAGTGTTTGTGTTGTACATTCCACTACCAGAGTACATTGAACTCATGAACCCAGCAGATGGTAGCCCCATCGAAGAGTTCTGCCCATGCAAGCCCTGCAAGAATGCCCATGTTCAGAAGCAGTTGATGCCCATACAGCAAACTAAGAAAGTATGCAGGGTATGTACATTTCACTTAAAAATGCAACTGAACATAGCTTACATTGCCCCAAAATAACACAAAACCTATCAATAAGTTGATTATAACGCAAAAAATTGTAGTGCTGGTTTATCTATCTTTCTTTCCCAGATACTAATCATTAGGTCTAGACAGAACAGAAATTTGATAAAGATGTCCTTTGACAGGTTACAACAAACAATACAGTCATGTGGTACATGGATCATTATCAACGATCAGTATTCACTATTCAGTAACACAATTTGTGGAGTAAGCTCAATAATAAATGACAAAGTCCATGCACTTTCATATTCTGGCTATACCTTATTATTATTAGAGACTGTCGATGTAGGACTCCCACCCGAGAATTTCGGATGCTTTTCTAAAGAGGTACAGCCACCAGACCATGGGTAAGCTGTTTTGCTACCTTGATTCTGGTAATTACCAAAACGGCCATTTGGTTTCAGAGGCAAAGTTTCCTTCTTCAGACCTTTTACACCATCAATGCTTTTCAGAGTGGTTTTGGAGGAATCCAACAAGACAGGCTGCTGATCAGCAGCAGTCGCAGTAGAAACATCTTCTTGTACCGAAGGAGATGATTTGCCAGTTTTAGCCTTGTATGCTGGTTTGCTGGCAGTAGTCTTTGGCTGGTAGTATGTGGATGGGTACTGGTAATGCTGTGATCCATAAATCTGACCATCAGCAATACCATAATGAGGATAGCAGTACATGTCCCCATAAACACCCTGAGGAGAAACAAACAAGACCAATTAATCCAAGTACACTTTGTACAGACTAAAATTGTGAGCGTGACTTCCATTTGTTGTGTCCAACTTTAATGGGGTGGACAATGTATTGAACTATGGAGAGGAGTGTCTACAAGCTTAATGAGATGTGAAGAAGGGGATGAGTACTCACAGGGGAAAGTGTGTCCCCTCCATCCTGGCTCACGTAGACGGAATAATCACCCCAACCTGCAAAGACAGAGTTAAAGGTAAGTGCTCCGAGTTCGGCATCAACATGTAACTACGCAGTTGCAGTTTCTACTGCTAATCCACTAGAAACAGGCATATTAACAGACTAATAAACAGCGCTGCTTCACCTCCACAGTAGTAAGCTCCAGGGTAGGCACCATAGTACGTGGCAGCATCCTTGTAATCCTGCTGCGCCCATGGCTCCGCTGAGGACGCTGGAGGGTTCAGAGACACCACCTCACCCTTGGACACACCATTCAGCCCTCCCGACGCCTGCGAAAGGGATTCAAAACTCAGACTCTGGAGTGCTGCTGTAGCGCCACAGCCTGATTCGCTAATTGCACGGGGAGGCAAGCGGAACATACCTTGTCCTTCGTCTCTGGGCCCTTGCCGCCTTCGCTCTTGGGATCCACCAGGGACAGCGTCTGCAGTAAATCCGCAACATCTGGAGCAAATCAAGTCAAGGGAAAACTCTGATCCAGGAGCTTCCAAATACACAGACCAGAAGATCACGGATTCAGCAGGGAATTCTAAACCACGGAGCTAAAACTAGGATCGAGGAACAGCAGCGCAGAACAAAATTCACAACAAAAACTAGAACACCACACACTCCACAGTCGGCGCTTGTAATCCACACGAAAACGCCAAAAAAAGTTCATAATCCTGTGCTTTCACCAACAAATCGCCTGCGGCTAAGAAACCAAGCTATTCGCTGGTCCAAAAAAATCACGGAAAATCGCCCAAAAAAAAACGCAACCAAATCAGGGGAAGGGTGGAGCTGCCAAGGGTGGTTCTCAAGGATACGTACGGCAGCGGGCGCGACGGCGGCCATGGTGTCGATCCGGCGGACGCGGGGAGCCTGGCGGCGCGGTCCAAAAACTCAGAGAAACCCTAACGAGGCGGAGCAGGCCAGCAGGCAGGGGTTGGGTGGTATGGTAAGTGTGAGGGGAGAGGTGGAGCCGCCCGCGACCgtgggaaaaaaaagaaagaatggAAAGGGGAGCGAGGGAAACGAGTGGAGAGAGCGCGTGCGCGTTATAGTAGTGATGAATCGCGCGGCGAGGGGTTTGGTACCGTTTGGAATTTTCCTTTTCGACGACGAGGTTGTGGGCCTGGGCCGGTGGGCTGGATGGGCTTTTAGAGGTGGGGGAAAGTGGAGTTCGTCTTGGAGGGCAAAAAGGGCCCACTGGGCACGTGCCTACTTCGAGCCCTGACAACGATCATCGCCTCCTCCAAACATAGGGCGGACAGCGGCCGGTGAGCAGCCACATCCATTGGCCGAAGTGCCGAACTACGATTTTATTAGAGTAGAAAGCACCAGCGCTCCCTAAACATGCACCGTTGTATCGTCTCAATCCTTAAATTCGTAAAGCGACTATTTAGGTCCTCAAATTTATTCATCTatgtcatctcggtccctaaacttgttcggCTGTGTCATCCTGGTCCCTAAACTTGCAAATCACACGTTtatgtcctcaaacttgttcagttgtgtcatcccggtccctaaacttggttttGAGTCTCATCGGGGTCAAAACAGGGTGATctaaaaactttatatcaaaaaataattcataattttttcatATAAACTCGAATAcagacaaactttatattaaaattgaagtcctcgacgcgatctacgactttgtagttgaaaagtttttgaattaaaactgtttagggtcccaaaatattattgtatgtttatagattttgaaatttaaaatttaaaattaaattttgggacactaaattacttcaaacaaaaaaaatcaactacaaagttgtagatcgtattgagaactataactttcatatagaccatatcaatatccaagattgtttgataattttaaattttaaatttcaaaatccaaaatattgaaatttaaaatttaaaattatcaaacaatcttggatattgatatggtctatatgaaagttatagttctcaatacgatctataactttgtagttgaaaagttttttgtttgaagtcatttagtgtcccaaaatttaatttaaaatttcaaaatctataaacatacaataatattttgggaccctaaacagttttaattcaaaaacttttcaactacaaaatcgtagatcgcgtcgagggcttcaattttgatataaagtttgtcttcatttaagttcatatgaaaaagttataaattattttttgatataaagtttttagATCACCCTGTATTGACCTAGATGAGACTCAAAACCAaatttagggaccgggatgacacaactgAACAAGTTTGATGATCTAAGCGGGTGATTTGCAAGTTTAGGGACTAGGATGACACAGCCGAACAAGTTTAGGGACTGAGATGACACaaatgaacaagtttgaggacctaaacggtcgatttacgaatttagggaccgggatgacacagtggtacaagtttagggaccgctggTGTACTTTACTCATTTTATTACTACTCAAGGTATGTCGCATAAAAATTTTCTTATCTAATTTGGTAAAACTATTTTTAACTCGGTACAACCATAATCCGATTCGATAAAAAAAACACGCATTAAATAGCATACTAAGCCTTAAATTTAAAGATTAAACAAGGAACGATGACAAATTACAATATAAATCCTTCAAATGAAATACAAATAATTATTATCTTCTAATACTAATGTCGGGCAAACTGCAAACCAGTCTCTAATCTAGTGACAAGTGATCTACTTATCTGACTAATCTCCTGATGCACAAATAATTATACATGCAATATTTTTTAGAAATAAAATAGTTGATTCAGCAATGTGGCAACGACAAGTCCGCAACAAACACGACCACTCTACTTTGcgcaatttataagagcatctcTAGCAATCCCTCAATCCCACCCCTCATTCCCATAAAACTGTCATATTAGGGAAGATGGGTCATTTTTTCTTCTTCAGTGGTCTCCCAATAACCTCCTTTTTTGTGGCCACACCTCATCTCCGCTCGAATAGAGGGGGAGTTGCATCTTTCTCAAAAGTTGTGACCCACTCCCAACTGTCATCTTCCTCCCCTCGCTCCTCTTTGTCTCCATCGCAGCCATGGCTAGCGCAAGGTTCCCCGTCAGCCATCGCAGCCAGCTTCCCCATCTCTGCCTCCATCGCAGCCATCGCATGCTGGACAAGCCATGGCCGCCGCCCTAGCTTCCCCACCGCCGACGACAGCTCCTTCGGGTTCTCGCTCTCCTATCGTGACACCAAGATGCAGCCGTAgcgaacggcggcggcggcatccaGATTGACGCCCCACGTCTCCGCGCGGATCGGATCCGCGCCATGCTCCGGGAGGCAGACAGCAAGATGGTACGGAAGCTACTCGTCGGCGTCGCCCGGGACCGAGGCTCTGAGTCTGACCTCACCCTGGCCGTCGTGCCATGGGTGGTGCCGACGCCGACAGCTACAGCGGCAGAGGAGGGTCGGACGACAAGGACAACGTGGGGATGGCCCTAGCCCGCACCATCCACGCGCGCGTCGGGCAAGTCGTGAACTTGCGATGCGGAAAGAAGAACCGACGGGAGGGGAacgaaaagagaaagaaaaaataaataactaAATTGTAACTTACATTTAGGTCTCATTTATTGGGGCAAATTATTGGTGATATGTTGTAGCACCTCCCTCAatcttctacaactaaaaagactaaaagtaagattatttttttgtgcgacttttttttgtcgctcctcccttccggccatgcgataccccgcacgatagaaaaagaaattgccatccctgcgatccccgcctactttgaaggaaacaaatcgatcacctgaggccacatgcatggaaggaaacaattggcaaagatcaagcaagactcctcccttccggccatgcgataccccgcgcgatagaaaaaaAACTACCATCCCTACGAtcccccgcctgctttgaaggaaacaaatcgatcatctGAGGCTAcatgcatgaaaggaaacaataatcatacatggaaggaaacaattggcaaagatcaagcaagacgactcaaTGAGGTTGTCCCTTAAATTTAGTGTTTCCAGCATGCAGACCTAAAATTAAAAAGTGGctgctccttgagaacatcagtggtgccaaataaaagatgtgcaggttatacatggtgagattggtgaaccttctgtaatttcctaaacgaatattcccaccattcgtatataggtccattctcctgcgtttcttcgtgctccaattagcatataatatgaaagtattgttatGTTCATCACGACTTTCAGTTGACTACTCctattagcatatacttcctctgtcccaaaatataaGTCATTATGGGATGTgtgtaggtcaaactttctcaactttaactaggtttataaaaaatacgtacaacatttatatctccaaataagtttattatgaaaatatattcaatggtctatgtaatgatactaattatatattataaatattaatattctttttatatataattggtcgaagttaaaaaaaagttgacttctTAGGAAGCGataatgaattctattttgggacagagagaGTATATGAAAGcggtgttgaaaatattttaacaataaagttcgtctctgtctgattggtaagcttagacatcatagtggcatcaaaaatttcgactctcatggacacccttatggatcagtgcaaagcatcccaatcctacaACATACATAAATGACAActttaaagttatgatatttttaaatggtggacaataaagaccatcttagatgttctggcattagagtatatacgtgcagacacataggcatgATGATGTAAatgagcagccagcaggagtcaAGAGTTAGGGAGTGTTtggatcccaggactaaactttagttcctgtcacattgaatttttagatatcaattaggaggactaaacatgagttaattataaaactaattatataagttgtggctaattcgcttgacagcgccgtgtacaggatggtatggagatgtggtggaacttattcgtggatttgttggcgcacgaaagaaatagatatcggaaatctcttccCGTCGAtataaaaatgatcttagccgcatcacggaaagatctacacagtagagtttgtgagcctacgatgttatgctctctgtgactgtgtaaatttcacgaacttagctttttagattaaatgtcactttaacgtcggtaatATACTTTTaaggtattgttatcttatcgtgcgattcgtgtgtttttagtacaaaagtttagctgtcccgtagcaacgtacgggcacgaacctatttacatatatactcgaacctgtgtgtacatgattatacgGAGATGCAGTGAaatttattcatggatttattggcgcatgaaagaaatggatatcgtagaattctttctgccggtataaaatattatcttagccgtatcacgaaaaaatctatacagtagagttgtgagcttgcgacgtcgcgctctccgtgactgtgttaattttatgaactttgctttttgaattaaatgtcactttgacgtcggtatttaatttaacagtattgttatcttattatACGATccttgtgtttttagtataaaaaaaTTTAGTTGTTTCGTAGTAATGCACAGACACGCTACTGGTAATAACTCCACGTAGCAGTCGCGTGCTCTGTGCTGTGCGACAGACCGGCAGCAGCCGGCACCGGAAGGGGCGGACGGCCGGACGCCACACACGCGCACACTGCTGCTAATCGGCGGAGACCGGTGACTGTGTTGGTGCTACCTGCAGGCTGTCGAGTTTCTGAATGGATAGGGTGCCCGAATCAATAGAGGCGTCGCGTGCATGTGTGCTGGCGCTGCGACAGGTTGCGAAGCGTCAGCCAATACTGGCAAAGAGCTGGAGCGACTTCGGAAGTATTTTTTACGTACACCGGCTCTATGCAGCTATGgtgtagtatttttctcttacaataaatcagcttcagccgaTTTATCAGCCGCACACATCATCAGCCGAATAACTTATAGATGACACCATACGCGTTGCTGCAGAATTTTGTAAAACTACATAGGAGAAGGAATCTATGGCGTGAGAAATATTGAAATTATGAAGAAAATATGTATACATTTAATTGAACCTTTGATAGACACATATATGGAGTGGGAGAGGGACCGGAAGGAAGAAGCCCCGTTCGCTGgtatgaaacttggctgaaaaatactgttccgactggtttattgtgagaggaaaaacaGTAACTATATTGATAAACAGTGTCGCGTGAGGAGAACCAGCCGGCTAGCCGGTCTCCTCCGGACCAGCGAACGAGCTCTATCAATCTCACCCGTAAAGGCATAGTGCACAGTCGCAGAATGGACAGAAAATGCAGCGGGGGAAGGCAAGATGCCATAGCTGATCTGACGATCGGGGTCTAAGTCTGTCAAATCACTCCATATGGTCATCCTACCAAATCATTGACAACTTAAGAAATGAGAAGAATGCAGTTTCGCTTCGTCGATGATGAAAATGCATAAAAGGTTGCTGGGATACAAATCTGACGGGTCCTCACTGCCGCTTACCGGAAGGGATGATCGCACGAGATGCCACACCTGGATAGGTTGAGGACGATCACGCGTGATGCCGCACCTGGGTAGATTCATATGGTGTCCGTGCCCTCCAGGCTCTACCGCTCTAGTAGTCCACCAGCGTCGAGCAATCACGCATGGCAGGTCACGTAGCCCAGTCAGCGCCTCCTCGAGCGTGCGCACTGCATCGTCGAAATAGCATGCGGCCGACTGCAAGACTAGACGCGCACGGCGCACGCATGTCGACCGTGGAGAAGAGCTGCGTCTTGGCATCCTGGGGAAGCGACTGCGTGCGACATGCAAACCGCACGCGCACTACCATCACCCACGCCAGCTTCTGCAGTTTTTAGGGCTGCTTTGGAACGAAGGATCGGAGAAACACAGGAATAGGAGAAACGTAGGGATAAAATAGGATTGCAGTTGGAAAACAGATGATTGAAAAGCAGAGGATAGGAATAGAAATGATTGTTTGGAACATCGGAAAGAAAGAACATATGCTTGTAATAGAAATCCAATTTCTTAGTCATCAGCATTATACCTTTCTTTATTCTTGCTATTGACGGTTGCCCGTCTTTGATACGAGTAACAAGGAGAGTTGCCTCGGTCTTCGTACAAAAAAGAGGTCCGATTGGATGTTAAGTTTCCTCCGTTTCCATGGGTTGGCACAGTATTCCTATGGATTTCATTTGCTTCATTCCCGTGAACCAAAGGCATCAACCGTGGTCATTCCAAAAGAATCCTCAATCCTATGAAATTCCTGTGCTTCACCCGTGAACCAAAGGGAGCCTTAAAGTGCCTGGGTGGAGGGTGACTGCCGGGATGCCTCCGTCAGTTGTAGGTGCATTTATGGCATACTCCGTATTTGTGTTCGCAAGAGATCATGCGTTTGGGGTCAGCAAATGAACATGCGGTGGGATGCTTGCACCAAGGAACGCCTGAAGAAGATCAAGCGTCGCAGGTGCGTTTGCAGGTGAGCGGCGCGCGAGAGAGGTGGACCCTGGGTGACGTGGCTTCACCAAACTGCAGGAAAATATTATGCTTCATCAAGAGGTCTACCTATCATTGGCACCTCCCTTCGCCGAGAACTTATGCACAAGCTGACCGACATCTATGCCATCAAGGCTCGGCATGAGCGTTGGATGGCCAAGATCAGGCCTCTTGGTGCCATCCTCGAACGGGCCATGAGGCGCTATGTTAAGCAGGTGAACACATTTCTTCTGGCCCAAAGAACATGCGCCAACACCGGCCCGTCCACAAGCTGAGGCTACAAATGCTGGGGTGTTGGCATGAAAACATTGATGAATGGGTCACTGCAGCCATTGCCAAGTGGGGCTTTGAGGACTTTGAGCTTGTTATTGATGGCTATTGCGGGGGCTATAAGCTCAAGCAGCTAGATCGATACCGGAACATTCGCCTGGAGCGGCTCGTGCTATCTAACTATCAGCCTATTTGTTCATGTAACTGCCTGACAGTACAGAGGCTCACATTGGGTGCAAGTTCATATATGGGAATGATCAGTGAGAGATTCTTAGAAACTGCATAAAGCTAAGGGATTTCAAAATCACATATTCTCGCGTTTGCCAAGCTGCTCTACGTTTCTTTGTGCCGGCGTCGAAGATAAAGAGTCTGCAAGTGGATGGGTGCTGCTTTGGGGAAATATTTTCGATATCTCTGACTTTGTCTTGAAACTTTTGTTTGCCGCGGTCGCCCTACCAACTTCTCATGTGGTGAGGTGCCTCGGCTTAGGAATGTGAGCTTGGATTACTTACAGACCGAACATAACGACATCAACGATGAATGTGGTACCAACAAAATATATCCACCGAGCAAATTCTTCAAAAGGATCCCGCTGCTAGATTCCCTTGCTCTGTCgttaaagaattttttttaattttaacactttttaaaaactaattttaaatctaacactgcctgtttttttaaactaatacttttggccgcgcctattaccctggcgtggccaaatgtctgtgccgcgccatgcatggtgacgcAGCCGCGGGctaacgtggcgacgaccggaatcgcgatcgttgacgtggcagggctctgccgcgccaccgatcttggcacggcagtgccgcgccagccgcgccacggagcatggcgcggttgggccaaataaatatcgcgagcgagcccgCCCGCCACCAGCGCCCGCACGCGCCTGCTCCCGCCCACGCCGCGCTTGCaagcgcccgcgccggccgcgccacgaacgccgacgCGTCAAGgtcgcccgctcctaaggtacctctctCTCGATTTTATGTTATTTTGATcattattgttttaggataattagtgatttaggatagttagggttttatgattgttattgatttatgataatttgtcaaatttaggatagttagtaatttaggataattaggttagtgaatttgtttgtgatttacgtaggtagtttttagggttaAGGTTGTGTGTTCTATAATAGTTAGGATTTTGAGTTTAGGGATtaattaggtatttattatttcgtttatagttagttatttagttagggatttttggtatagatactagtttataaatgtgggtacttactagtgcgtgatacgttgaaagctctagtttggttttggtgaattgataaaaccctaagtgctaacctagtttattaagtgatcatgagatagatagcacacttcaagtggagaagctaatgaagatcatagcatgacaatggtgatggcatggcgatgatcaaggacttaaacttgaaaagaagaaagagaaaaacaaaaagttcaaggcaaaggtataatttgtaggagccattttgttatggtgatcaagacacttagagagtgtggtcacgtttaggtttgatagccatactattaagagaggtgaaactcgtatcggaatacggttatcagagtgccactatatgctctaactcattgtatgtgcatttaggatctagtggaatgctaacacccttgataatatttgtgaaaatatgctaacatatgtgcacaaggtgatacacttggtggttggcacattgaagtaagggtgaagaagttagaagtgaaaacagaggagatgccagcgtcggtcaagtgaccggacgctgactgcctgagtccggtcgcgttgactgacggtacagaggctagggtttaccaccggacgctgggctgtgtccggtcgaggtggaccggacgcatccggtcgaggaaaaccgatttttgacccttactgtactcgaccggacgctgagactccagcgtccggtcagttttgccgaagcgtccggtcagcttcgtggccgttgaaatctgacgaacagcatttgaagccagtgacacgtggcgtccatcagtggaccggacgctgggtccagggtctggtcagttggaccggtgcgtccggtcagagcgcagtgtgctcagtgaaggggtataacagctctattttgtgggggcttctatttaagccccatggccagctatggctcatatcttttgccattttcattgacatagcaaccttgtgagcctagccaaagtcctcccactcatctccatcattgattcatcatcatagtgagattgggagtgatccaagtgcattacttgagtgattgcatctagaggcacttggtgttcgtgttttgctgtggatttcgcttgttactcttggtggttgccgccacctagatggcttggagcagcgaggatcgttgagcggaggtggtgattgtctccggctccgatcgtggtgattgtgaggggttcttgacctttccccgatagagcgccaaaaggtactctagtggattgttcgtggcttgtgtgatcctcatcttgtgttggttgtgcggcaccctattgagggtttggcgtgtgaagcaaattagcgcgtgaacctccaagtgagtgaatcgccacaatgaggactagctttccggcaagcaagtgaacctcggtaaaaatcattgtgttcatcattgattctgaggtgattggtcttcattgttattcatcttcatattctttcatctacacagtggtataaccctcttgatcactctctttactttatcgcaaactagttgacaagctctttagtgtagctagttatgagagcttg
It encodes:
- the LOC136478261 gene encoding YTH domain-containing protein ECT3-like, coding for MAAVAPAAVHVADLLQTLSLVDPKSEGGKGPETKDKASGGLNGVSKGEVVSLNPPASSAEPWAQQDYKDAATYYGAYPGAYYCGGWGDYSVYVSQDGGDTLSPGVYGDMYCYPHYGIADGQIYGSQHYQYPSTYYQPKTTASKPAYKAKTGKSSPSVQEDVSTATAADQQPVLLDSSKTTLKSIDGVKGLKKETLPLKPNGRFGNYQNQGSKTAYPWSGGCTSLEKHPKFSGGSPTSTVSNNNKGLHGQNSSMGLPSAGFMSSMYSGSGMYNTNTYAPSFWYGSHVYGPGLYGGCNAFSNGKYRPRGKTYGSYGFGNENLDGLDELKRGPRSSLFKNQQGSGAAVDAKGQEPPSSDGSNAVKQEQYNLADFGETYSDANFFIIKSYSEDDVHKSIKYNVWASTPSGNKKLDAAYQEAKEKSSSCPVFLLFSVNTSGQFVGLAEMVGRVDFNKTVEYWQQDKWTGCFPVKWHIVKDIPNSSLKHIILEYNENKPVTNSRDTQEVKLDQGLQVLKIFKDHVCKTSILDDFSFYDDREKIMQEKKSKRQHPVEVMNRKLAATNIAENQATDGKQSLQKPEAIGEQNAVVENDVEAVAVNGVAPEDIKPITEEAAVANGC